ACCCCCCGCTGGCGAGGCGTGACCCTGATCCACGAGCTCAAGCACCAGGGAATTCCGGTGGCGCTGGCTAGCGACAATTGCCGGGATGTCTTCCACAGCTTCGGCGATCACGACGTCCTCGAAGTGTTTAGCCAGTCGGTGAAAATCGCCCATCTCGATCGCCCCTACGGCGACTGGCCCCAGGCCGTCACCAAAACCGCTGCGGACCTGATGGGGCTGCCTCAGGTGGGCCGCATTGCGCCCGGGCTGCCAGCCAACTTGGTGCTGTTCCGGGGGCGCAGCTACAGCGAGCTGCTGTCGCGTCCCCAGGGCGATCGCGTGGTGCTGCGCCAGGGCCAGCCCATCGACACCACCCTGCCCGACTACGCCGAGCTGGACGATCTGGTCGGCGGGTCCTAGACCCCCGGGCTTGAACCCCTGGTGGATTGCTTGGACCTCGCTTGAGCCTTGCTGGAGCCTCGGCTAAACCCCCTTTAAATTCCTTGCCTACTTTTCTAGAGCTGTCATGACCGCAACGCCTTCGCCTGTTATCAACTGGGACGCTGTCCAGCGCGACTTGGTCAATCTGGAGCTGATCGCAGACCCGGCCCAGATCACCAAGCTTTCCCAGGATTACTACACCTTTAGCCCGGTGCTGGTGCCCCTCTTGAGCGATAAGCGGGGCGACCTGGTGGTGCGTCCGGCCAACGTTGACGAGATTCTCCAGGTGGCTCGGGTCTGCGTCCAGCATCGGGTGCCCCTGACCGTGCGCGGGGCGGGCACCGGCAACTACGGCCAGTGTGTGCCCTTGCAGGGCGGCATCATCCTGGACGTGAGCCGTCTCAACCAGATTCACTGGATCCGGCCCGGGCTGGCCTGCGTGGAGCCCGGCGTGAAAATGGCGGCCTTTGACAAAGAAGCGCGCCCCCAGGGCTGGGAGCTGCGCATGGTGCCCTCGACCTACCGCACGGCGACGATCGGGGGCTTCATTGCAGGGGGCAGTGGCGGCATTGGCTCGATTACCTACGGCCAGCTGCGCGATCGCGGCAATCTCCAGGCCCTCAAGGTCGTCACCATGGAGGACGAGCCCCGCATCATCGAGCTGCGGGGAGACGACGTCCAGAAGGTCAACCACGCCTACGGCGTCAACGGCATCATTGTGGAACTGGAGATGCCCCTGGCCCCGGCCTACCCCTGGACCGAGCTGATCGTCGCCTTCGAAGATTTTCTGGCGGCGGCCCGCTTTGGTCAGGCCCTCGGAGAGTCGGACGGCATTATCAAAAAGCTGATCAGCATTCACGCTTGGCCGATTCCTAGCTACTTTGTGCCGTTTCGCGATCGCATTCCGGAAGGGCAGCACTGCGCCCTGCTGATGGTGGCTGAGCCCTCCCTAGAGCCGCTCCAGGACCTCGTGCGGGAGTACGGCGGCACGATCTGCTACGACAAGCCGGCCCAGGATACCCACCGGGGCACGGCGATCGGCGAATTTACCTGGAATCACACCACGCTCCATGCCCGCAGCGTCGATCCAGACTTTACCTATCTCCAGACTCTGCTGCCTCCGGATCCAGAGTTTGCGTTCCTAGATCATCTCTACCACCACTTCGGGGATGAGGTGCTTCTGCACCTGGAGTTTCTGCGATTCCACGGCAAGGTGCGGCCTGCGGCCCTACAGCTGGTGCGCTACACCACCGAAGAGCGCCTCAATGAGATCATTCGCTACCACGAGGAGCGGGGAGCGTTCATTTTCAATCCCCACACGTACATCCTCGAAGACGGCGGCATGAAAACCATTAACCGCGAGCAGCTCCAGTTCAAGGAGCAAGTAGATCCCTACGGCCTGCTCAATCCGGGCAAAATGCGCGCCTGGCTTGAGCGTTGAAGCATCGGGCTTAGGGGCGGCCCACTTTCTCGAGCTCTTTGGGGGGCGCGGGGGTAGAGCGCGATCGCCGCACAGACTGGCCGTGGACGTTGACCATGTAGGGCACCATGTAGGTCATCGCCGCCGAAATCCAGCGCTCCCGGGTCATTTTCCCCTGGAGGAGGGCAGGGCCATGGTTGATCGTGAAGAGCACGGTCCCCACCACCAGCGCCACCTTCCAAGCGGTTTGGGCAAACTCCGGGTTGAATAGCGCTGCTGGAAACCGCTGATTGGGATGGTCAGACATCTAGGGGGTGGGTACTCCAAGCTGAGGGTCGTACGGGAAATCGAGCGAATGCTGAATTCAAAGATTTGCATTCAGTACTCGAATTAATAGAGGAGACCTGCCCAGCGAAACGTATCCAATCGCACAAAAGGGGCGATCGCCTCGCGAAATCGCCCCAGCCTTCCCCAGCGGAATGGCAAAATAGGTGAGGTATCCCCCGACCCAAAGGAGGTTTCCCGTTTACACGCGTCCCCTTGCCCGCCTAATCGAACAGTTTCAGCGTCTTCCGGGCGTTGGGCCTAAAACGGCTCAGCGGCTTGCTCTTCATATCCTCAAGCGCCCCGAAGAAGAAGTCTATGCCCTTGCTCAGGCCCTCGTGGAGGCCAAGCAGCAAGTGGGCGTTTGCTCTGTCTGCTTTCACTTGTCTGCCGAGCCGGTGTGCGAAATCTGCCGGGCTCCCAGCCGCGACAGCACCACGGTCTGTGTGGTCGCCGACTCCCGAGATGTCATCGCGCTGGAGCGGACGCGCGAGTACAAAGGGAAGTACCACGTGCTGGGGGGGCTGATTTCGCCCATGGACGGCATCGGGCCAGACCAGCTCAATATTCAGCCTTTGGTGCGTCGGGTCAGCCAAAACGGAATCCAGGAGGTGATCCTGGCCATTAGTCCCAGCGTCGAAGGGGAGACGACGACGCTCTACGTCGGTCAGCTGCTCAAGCCCTTCACCCGGGTCACTCGGATTGCCTTTGGGCTGCCGATGGGCGGCGACTTGGAGTATGCCGACGAAGTGACCCTGGCCCGCGCCCTAGAAGGTCGCCGCGAGCTCGACTGACGGGGCTATTTGAGCTTTTGCTTGATGAAAGCCAGGATTTGCGCCGTTTGTTTCTTGAGGGCGTTGATCTCGGCCTGCATTCTGGCGACTTGCTCTTTGAGGGCTTTGACCTCGGCGGCATCGGCTCCACCGCCAGCGGCGGCTGCGGCGGCAGGAGCGGTGGCTGCGGCGGCAGGAGCGGCGATCTTGCCGGTGCGGGGGAGCCGCGCCTTGGCCATGGCGGATTTGATGGCATCGATGAGCTCTTTGTTCTCAAAGGGCTTTTCGATGAATTCAAAGAACTCAAAGGGTTCTTGTAGTTTTTCGGTGACTTCTTCTTTGCGCCCTGACATGAGCACGAGGGGAATGCTCTGAAGCGTGGCATCGCTTTGGATGTGCTGGAAAACTTCCCAGCCGCTCATTTTGGGCAGCAGGAAGTCGAGCATGATCAAGTTGGGGTGCTCTTGGCGAATCAGATTCAGTCCTTCCACTCCATCCTTGGCTTCGAGGACTTCAAAGTTTCCCTTGGGCAGCATGTCCCGAACGCGCATCCGGATGACTTTGCTGTCATCAATGACCAGGATCTTGTGACTTGCCACGACTGACTCCTCTGAGGTTGATTGAAGGTCTGAGCTACGGAGATCTGAGCTACTGATAAAGGTTATAGCTTTTTGCTGCTTTCACCGATGGATTTTGGCAGGAAATCTTGGGGGGAGACGGGGGCGGAGAAGGTGAAGAGGTCTGCGGGGGCGATCGCCTGAGCCAGGGCACAAGGGACAGAAAGCGGGCTTTTGACCCATTATTTCATTTGCCTGGGCGCCTGGAATTAAGGTACCCGTTTCCCATCAGAAATTTCTGCTGGGGGAAGGGACGGCAGAACTACAAGATGGGCTGAAGAAACCGCTATCTTGGGAAGAGCGCGATCGCCCGAAGTTGTTGTGGTGGGCGGCGTGAAAGGGACTGCGATGACCTCTCCGAAGAGACAGTCGGATTCGATGCCTGAAGCGTCAGGGGCGATCGCCCCTGAGCGGCCGGAGTGGACGCAGCTGCCGCCGTGGCTGCGACGCCCGATCGGCAAGGCTAGCGAGATTTCGACGGTGCAGCGCATCATCAAGCAGCGCCAGATTTACACCATCTGCGAGGAGGGCCGCTGTCCCAATCGGGGGGAGTGCTATGCCCAAAAAACCGCGACTTTTTTGCTGATGGGGCCGACCTGCACGCGCTCCTGCGGTTTTTGCCAGGTGGATAAAGGGCACTCGCCTATGCCCCTCGATGCCCAGGAACCGGAAAAAATCGCCGAGTCGGTGCGCCTGCTGGGGCTGCGCTATGCGGTGCTGACATCGGTGACCCGCGACGATCTGCCGGACCAGGGAGCGGGGCACTTTGCGGCGGTGATGGAGCGGGTGCGCCAGGAGAATCCGGCGATCGCCATTGAGGTGCTGACGCCCGACTTTTGGGGCGGCCATCCCCAGGAAGCAGCGGCGGTGCAGGCCCAGTACGAGCGCATTGCCACGGTCGTGGCGGCGGGGCCGGTGTGCTACAACCACAATCTGGAGACGGTGCGGCGGCTCCAGGGGCCGGTGCGGCGCGGCGCGAAGTACGAGCGATCGCTGCGGGTGCTGGAAATGGTCAAAGACCTCAACCCGGAGCTGCCGACCAAGTCAGGCCTGATGCTGGGCCTGGGGGAAAGCGAAGCAGAAATTTTGGAGACGCTCCAGGACTTGCGGAAGGTCGGCTGCGATCGCCTGACCTTGGGGCAGTACCTGCGGCCATCCCTGGCCCACCTGCCGGTGGAGCGCTACTGGACGCCGTCGGAGTTCGAGCGCTGGGGGGCGATCGCCCGCAGCATGGGCTTTAGCCACGTGCGATCGGGGCCTTTGGTGCGCAGCTCCTACCACGCCGGAGAAAACGCCTAGGCTACATCGTGCCCTTAAACAAGCCCTGAGGCCGAAACAGCAGCACGGCAATCATGACCAGCAGGGCCACGGCGAGCTTGTACTCGGTGGGCAAGAAATAGGTGCTCAGCTCTTGGACAATGCCGATGACAAAGGCCCCGGCGATCGCGCCGTAGGGGTTGCCAATCCCGCCCAAAATGACAGAGGCAAACATCGGCAAAATCAAGAACCAGCCCATATTGGGCCGCACCGCCGTGATCAGGCCGTACATGCCGCCTCCTAGGGCCGTCAGCGTCCCGGCAATCACCCAGGTCCACAGGACGACCTGATCCACATTGATGCCAGACACCCGCGCTAGATCCAGGTTGTCTGCCACTGCCCGCATGGCCTTGCCGATCTTGGTGTTGCGCAGGAGGTAGTGCAGGCCCAAAATCGCCGCGATCGCCATCACCACCACCACGATGCGGTAGTAGGCGATCCGGAGCCCAAACACGTTCAGCGCTGCGGCAACTGGCAGATCGTAGGCCTGGTTGCTGCTGCCCCACAGGAAAATAATTCCGTTGCGCAAGAACAGCGCCAGGCCAATGGAAATAATAATCAGGGTCGTTGAGGTGGCTCGCCGGTCCCGCATCGGTGCCCAGAGCAGCTTTTCGCTCAGCACCATCGCGCCCACGGTGCCCGCCGCTCCTAGGCCCATGGCTACCCAGACATTGATGCCAAAGCCATTAAATAGCAGCGTCAGATAGGCCCCCAGGGTCATAAAGTCCCCGTGGGCGAAGTTGGCCAGCCGCAAGATACCGTAGGTGAGGGTCAAACCGACGGCTGCCAGGGCAATAATGCTGCCCACGGCAATGCCGTTGATGAGCAGCTGAGCAAGTTGTTGTCCGTCCATTCTGTGCGAGTGCCGAGGAAGTTCGTTTTCGCTATTGTCCGTGAAGGGTCTGCCTTTGAAAAGCGCGGGCGATCGCCGCAGAAGAAACCCTTGACTCTCTAGTCCGGTCGAGACTTCACAATAGAAACTGTGAATCCTATCGGTTTTTGATTGGAGATTGATTTTATGACTTTGGAACTCAAGGTGCCCAGCATGGCCTGTGATGCCTGCGCCAAAACCATTGCCGCTGCGGTGACGCAGCTCGATCCCAACGCGGCGATCGCTGCTGATCCCAAAACCAAACTCGTCCAGGTGGAAACCCAGCAGTCCCCCGAGGCCGTCAAGGCGGCGATCGCCGCTGCGGGCTATCCGGTAGAGTCTTAATCAACAAACGCTCAGACTTTTTGAGGTCGCCCCTTGGCTAGCCACGCTTCCTTGTCTCGCACGCCCCTCTACGGGGCGATCGCCGCTCTCCAGCCCCGCCTGACCGATTTTGCAGGCTGGGAAATGCCGATCCAGTTCGCCAGCATCGCCCAAGAGCACCAAGCTGTCCGGCAAGCTAGCGGCATCTTTGACATCTCCCACATGGGCCGGTTTATCCTGCGCGGTCCCGGAGCGATGACTGCCCTCCAGCGTCTGGTGCCGTCGGATCTGGCATCATTGCAGCCGGGGGCCGCTCAGTACACCGTCCTCCTCAATGAGCAGGGGGGTATCCTGGATGACCTCATCGTCTAC
This genomic stretch from Geitlerinema sp. PCC 7407 harbors:
- a CDS encoding FAD-binding oxidoreductase codes for the protein MTATPSPVINWDAVQRDLVNLELIADPAQITKLSQDYYTFSPVLVPLLSDKRGDLVVRPANVDEILQVARVCVQHRVPLTVRGAGTGNYGQCVPLQGGIILDVSRLNQIHWIRPGLACVEPGVKMAAFDKEARPQGWELRMVPSTYRTATIGGFIAGGSGGIGSITYGQLRDRGNLQALKVVTMEDEPRIIELRGDDVQKVNHAYGVNGIIVELEMPLAPAYPWTELIVAFEDFLAAARFGQALGESDGIIKKLISIHAWPIPSYFVPFRDRIPEGQHCALLMVAEPSLEPLQDLVREYGGTICYDKPAQDTHRGTAIGEFTWNHTTLHARSVDPDFTYLQTLLPPDPEFAFLDHLYHHFGDEVLLHLEFLRFHGKVRPAALQLVRYTTEERLNEIIRYHEERGAFIFNPHTYILEDGGMKTINREQLQFKEQVDPYGLLNPGKMRAWLER
- the nrtS gene encoding nitrate/nitrite transporter NrtS yields the protein MSDHPNQRFPAALFNPEFAQTAWKVALVVGTVLFTINHGPALLQGKMTRERWISAAMTYMVPYMVNVHGQSVRRSRSTPAPPKELEKVGRP
- the recR gene encoding recombination mediator RecR, producing MRYPPTQRRFPVYTRPLARLIEQFQRLPGVGPKTAQRLALHILKRPEEEVYALAQALVEAKQQVGVCSVCFHLSAEPVCEICRAPSRDSTTVCVVADSRDVIALERTREYKGKYHVLGGLISPMDGIGPDQLNIQPLVRRVSQNGIQEVILAISPSVEGETTTLYVGQLLKPFTRVTRIAFGLPMGGDLEYADEVTLARALEGRRELD
- a CDS encoding PleD family two-component system response regulator, coding for MASHKILVIDDSKVIRMRVRDMLPKGNFEVLEAKDGVEGLNLIRQEHPNLIMLDFLLPKMSGWEVFQHIQSDATLQSIPLVLMSGRKEEVTEKLQEPFEFFEFIEKPFENKELIDAIKSAMAKARLPRTGKIAAPAAAATAPAAAAAAGGGADAAEVKALKEQVARMQAEINALKKQTAQILAFIKQKLK
- the lipA gene encoding lipoyl synthase codes for the protein MPEASGAIAPERPEWTQLPPWLRRPIGKASEISTVQRIIKQRQIYTICEEGRCPNRGECYAQKTATFLLMGPTCTRSCGFCQVDKGHSPMPLDAQEPEKIAESVRLLGLRYAVLTSVTRDDLPDQGAGHFAAVMERVRQENPAIAIEVLTPDFWGGHPQEAAAVQAQYERIATVVAAGPVCYNHNLETVRRLQGPVRRGAKYERSLRVLEMVKDLNPELPTKSGLMLGLGESEAEILETLQDLRKVGCDRLTLGQYLRPSLAHLPVERYWTPSEFERWGAIARSMGFSHVRSGPLVRSSYHAGENA
- a CDS encoding branched-chain amino acid ABC transporter permease — protein: MDGQQLAQLLINGIAVGSIIALAAVGLTLTYGILRLANFAHGDFMTLGAYLTLLFNGFGINVWVAMGLGAAGTVGAMVLSEKLLWAPMRDRRATSTTLIIISIGLALFLRNGIIFLWGSSNQAYDLPVAAALNVFGLRIAYYRIVVVVMAIAAILGLHYLLRNTKIGKAMRAVADNLDLARVSGINVDQVVLWTWVIAGTLTALGGGMYGLITAVRPNMGWFLILPMFASVILGGIGNPYGAIAGAFVIGIVQELSTYFLPTEYKLAVALLVMIAVLLFRPQGLFKGTM
- a CDS encoding heavy-metal-associated domain-containing protein, whose translation is MTLELKVPSMACDACAKTIAAAVTQLDPNAAIAADPKTKLVQVETQQSPEAVKAAIAAAGYPVES